The nucleotide window GGGTTGAACAGGCTGTCGCCCCAGGCGTTGCCGAGCATCACGGCGGTGCCGTTGGCGTTGAGCTGTGACACGTAGGTGGCCGGGGAGCGCTCCTTGCCCCAGGTGATCATGTCGGCCTCCTTGTCGTAGCGGGAGGCGAGGAAGTCGGCGAGGGTGCGCTGGAGCTGGTCGCCGGGGCGGCCGGTGAGGTAGCCGGAGGCGCCGAGGACGGCGGCGGCCTGGAGGTGTTGGGTGCGTCCGCTGTAGATCGAGCCCACCAGGTCGGCCCAGCCGCTGAGGGCCACCACCGCCTTGATCCGCTTGTCGTGCGCGGCGCCGAGCAGCGACAGCCCTGCGCCGTAGGAGACCCCGGCCATGCCGATGTGGGCCGGGTCGGCGGGGGTGTGGGCCAGCGTCCAGTCGACCACCTTGGAGACGTCGGCCACGTCCGGCGCCCCGCCCACCTCGATCCTCCCGCCGGAGAGCCAGAAGCCGCGGGAGGTGTAACTGACCACCACGTAGCCGGAGTCGGCGAGCCGCTCGGCCTGGGCCAGGTACTCCAGGTCGTTCAGGGCCCAGCTGCTGGGCAGGATCACCGCCGGGTAGCGGTGGGTGCCGTCGGCTCCGGCCGGGGTGAGCACGTTGGCCTTGAGCGTGATGCCGCCCGAGCCGGGGATGTCGGTGAAGCGGAAGCCGGGCACCGCCGCGGTGGCCGGGGTCGCCGGGGCGGCCGGGGCCGCGGTCGCGGCGGGGGCGGCGCCCACCCCCGCCGTGGCGGCCAGGGCGACGGACACGGCGAGGGCGGCGGTGCGCCGCCTCAGTGCGCGGGGGAACGTCACGTACGGCTCCTTCGGGGCGAAGAGGTCCGGCAGGCGGTGTGGGGGTGCCTGCGGGACGTGGCGGCGGGCGGCCCGTAAGTGACTGGAGAGTAACCAAACGGCGTTACTCGCGGTAATACGTGGACGTGTCACGTGCCGGTAACAATTGATCGCCGGTAGTCCGCCGGGCGCCCGGGTACCCGCACGCCTGGCGTCCGCGGAGCCGTCCGCGCCGCCCGCCGGGCCCGCCCGTACGGCGCACCAGCGGGCGCGGCGGCGGGCGACCCGCGGCGACCATGGACGCGAGGGCGAGGCGGCGCAGGGGAGGTGGCGGCGGATGGCGGTACTGATCGCGGTGGGCGCCTTCCTCACCACGCTGCTCGGCGGCTTGGTGGCCCACCGCATCGGCGACCGCCGTCACCTGGTGCTGGGCCTGGCCGCCGGGCTGATGCTCGGGGTGGTCGGCTTCGACCTGCTGCCCGAGGCGCTCCAGGCCCAGCACCGGCCGGTCTTCGGGGTGCCCGCGGCGCTGCTCACCTTCGTGGCCGGATTCCTCGTCATCCACGTGGTCGAGCGTTCGGTCGCCGTCCACCGGGCCCACGAGGGCGAGTACGCGCTCCACGTCCACCACCACGGACCCGGCGCCGGGCCGGGCGACGGCGGCCCGTCACCGCCGGACGGAGCGCAGCCGCCGCGCGGGGTGGGCCTGGCCGCAGCCGCCGCCCTGATCGGCCACAGCACGCTGGACGGCTTCGCCATCGGCGCCGCCTTCCAGGCCGGCCGCTCGGTCGGCGTGGTGGTCGCCGTCGCCGTGGTCGCCCACGACTTCGCCGACGGCTTCAACACGTACACCATCACCCGGCTGTACGGGAACGCCCGGCGCCGGGCGCTGGCGCTGCTCGGCTGCGACGCGCTCGCCCCGGTCGCCGGGGCCGCGATCACCCTGGGGTTCACCATCCCGGCCCCGGTGCTCGGGCTCTACCTCGGGTTCTTCGGCGGCTTCCTGCTCTACCTGGCCACCTCCGACATCCTCCCCGAGGCGCACTCCCCGCACCCGTCGCTGTCCACGCTGCTGTGCACGGTGGCCGGTTGCGGCTTCATGTGGCTGGTGATCGGCCTCGCCCAGGGATGAGTGGCGTCCAGCACCTGGACGACCTGTCACGACCCGGTCCGCGCCGGTAGGCTCCCGGGCCTGCCGTCCGCTTGGAGGTATCCATGGTCCGTCCCTCGGCACCGTCAACACCCCGCCGTATGGCGGCCGTCGGGGCCACCGCCGCCCTGGTGGCCACGTTCGCCGTCACCCAGGCCCCCGCCCGTGCCACCGCCGCCCCGGCCGTCCCCGCGGCGCCCGCCAAGACCCCGGTCGCCGTCGGCTACGGCGGCGCCGTCGCCAGCGTCGACGCCGACGCCTCGGCGGCCGGCATCGAGGTGCTGCGCCACGGCGGCAACGCGGTGGACGCCGCCGTGGCCACCGCCGCCGCGCTCGGCGTCACCGAGCCGTACTCCTCCGGCGTCGGCGGCGGCGGG belongs to Streptantibioticus cattleyicolor NRRL 8057 = DSM 46488 and includes:
- a CDS encoding ZIP family metal transporter, which produces MAVLIAVGAFLTTLLGGLVAHRIGDRRHLVLGLAAGLMLGVVGFDLLPEALQAQHRPVFGVPAALLTFVAGFLVIHVVERSVAVHRAHEGEYALHVHHHGPGAGPGDGGPSPPDGAQPPRGVGLAAAAALIGHSTLDGFAIGAAFQAGRSVGVVVAVAVVAHDFADGFNTYTITRLYGNARRRALALLGCDALAPVAGAAITLGFTIPAPVLGLYLGFFGGFLLYLATSDILPEAHSPHPSLSTLLCTVAGCGFMWLVIGLAQG